One genomic window of Micropterus dolomieu isolate WLL.071019.BEF.003 ecotype Adirondacks linkage group LG14, ASM2129224v1, whole genome shotgun sequence includes the following:
- the LOC123983567 gene encoding alpha-N-acetylgalactosaminide alpha-2,6-sialyltransferase 1-like: protein MKHLIFPAVSSAVWGLDQINGFSQMNKTCAQSLRHSKDESFKKAFLPNIRLFLHNDSINMSEWNRLSHFNNPFGFMGYQYNDVMSVLKLIPKPKEPLLLPKPGSGGCVRCAVVATGGILNGSKMGKEIDAHDYVFRMNGAAIKGYEEDVGNRTSVYVHTAHSIIASLIFFENYGYTSAPHDEGIKYVLIPEGMRDFNWLEGLFKRERISTGPYTNERPWTYYGRQYSESRFYVLHQDFLRYVRNRFLKSDYLYDSDWAIVRPTNGAFTLFLALHTCDTVNAYGFMTEDYKKYSNYYVEKNVKTDVIFYANHDYILEMKLWKQLHDSKVMRLYQRTDSETGTEKLKQH, encoded by the exons ATGAAGCACCTGATTTTCCCTGCTGTTTCTTCAGCTGTGTGGGGCCTTGATCAAATCAATGGTTTCAGCCAGATGAACAAG ACATGTGCCCAGTCTCTACGACACTCTAAAGATGAGAGCTTCAAGAAGGCTTTCCTTCCCAACATACGTTTGTTTCTGCACAACGACAGCATCAACATGAGCGAGTGGAACAGACTATCACATTTTAACAACCCTTTTGGTTTTATGGGGTACCAGTACAACG ATGTGATGTCAGTACTGAAGTTGATCCCAAAGCCAAAAGAGCCATTACTCCTTCCAAAGCCAGGAAGTGGCGGGTGTGTGAGATGTGCTGTGGTGGCAACTGGTGGGATCCTCAATGGCTCTAAAATGGGGAAAGAGATCGATGCTCACGATTACGTTTTCCG GATGAACGGTGCAGCCATTAAAGGTTACGAGGAAGACGTAGGAAACAGAACATCAGTGTACGTTCACACAGCCCACTCCATCATTGCGTCGCTGATATTTTTCGAGAACTATGGATACACATCTGCCCCTCATGATGAG GGTATAAAATATGTGCTGATTCCTGAGGGGATGAGGGATTTCAACTGGCTCGAGGGGCTTTTCAAAAGAGAAAGGATCTCTACTGGCCCGTATACCAATGAACG GCCATGGACCTACTATGGCAGGCAGTACAGTGAGAGCCGCTTCTATGTTCTGCACCAGGATTTCCTCAGATATGTGCGGAACAG GTTCTTAAAGTCTGATTATCTGTATGATTCAGACTGGGCGATAGTCAGACCAACCAATGGGGCATTCACTCTCTTTCTGGCTCTGCACACCTGTGACACT GTGAACGCATATGGATTCATGACTGAGGACTACAAGAAATATTCCAACTACTATGTTGAGAAGAATGTTAAAACTGATGTCATTTTCTACGCCAACCACGACTACATCCTGGAGATGAAATTGTGGAAACAATTGCATGACAGTAAAGTAATGAGGCTATATCAAAGAACAGACTCAGAAACTGGGACAGAAAAGCTGAAGCAACACTGA
- the si:ch73-127m5.2 gene encoding uncharacterized protein si:ch73-127m5.2, which translates to MDPSTRMVGLDAQGNMVFTVVKPVMGIFQVSSEQTGSVAQGGIGLQGLSENTLILPQTHGQAPLEQNQVEMHNVQPHIQAQMQVSAPVQAEDVSQNQDPPPNSSTNSESASNMPFAEVSSLLDPNMKGSKARKYLISYDEIKRRLQAPEKMSLRSLAAYTRVSRGPASKKTLLESLNVLGLTPSTTTSVSSSFSKLTEGDTGALCNDMKDFAHDYIDYSNMAKQLIPDTNTVQHWSKIIETKNHLEDMRKCFKDPVNSGAFDNVTHGLGLGMLNVALDMVVMVIEQQIRILSGAAASDPADSGPPMRRIRRRHRKTCSTDHEKSVKGPGGVNEQGKVISKGKGRGRVRKKIRQETGAAGPVETHAEQCKPDDVESNVLTLVSVGYETVSSGLNVAGTV; encoded by the exons ATGGACCCATCTACTAGGATGGTGGGTTTGGATGCCCAGGGGAACATGGTTTTCACAGTGGTAAAACCAGTTATGGGCATCTTTCAGGTGTCTTCAGAGCAAACAGGTAGTGTTGCCCAAGGGGGAATTGGGCTGCAGGGTTTGTCTGAAAACACCTTGATCCTCCCTCAAACACATGGCCAGGCTCCGCTAGAACAGAACCAGGTGGAAATGCACAATGTACAGCCTCACATTCAGGCCCAGATGCAGGTTTCTGCCCCAGTCCAGGCTGAGGATGTGTCCCAGAATCAGGACCCACCACCAAACTCAAGCACAAATTCAGAGTCTGCATCCAATATGCCTTTTGCAGAGGTGTCATCACTCCTGGATCCCAACATGAAAGGATCTAAGGCTC GGAAGTATCTCATCTCGTATGATGAAATTAAACGTCGCCTGCAGGCCCCGGAGAAGATGTCCCTGCGCTCTTTGGCAGCCTACACTCGGGTCAGCAGAGGCCCGGCCAGCAAGAAAACACTACTTGAGTCACTCAATGTACTCGGCCTCACGCCAAGCACAACTACCTCTGtatcctcctccttctccaaaCTCACTGAAG GCGACACAGGAGCTTTGTGTAACGATATGAAGGACTTTGCCCATGACTACATTGACTACAGCAACATGGCTAAACAGCTCATCCCCGACACGAATACAGTTCAACACTGGTCCAAAATTATTGAAACAAA GAACCACCTTGAGgatatgagaaaatgtttcaagGACCCAGTCAATAGCGGCGCATTTGACAACGTCACTCATGGTCTGGGTCTGGGAATGTTGAACGTTGCACTGGACATGGTCGTTATGGTAATTGAACAGCAGATTCGGATCCTGTCTGGCGCAGCTGCATCAGATCCAGCTGACTCTGGTCCGCCAATGCGGCGTATTCGCAGGCGCCACCGCAAAACCTGCTCAACTGACCATGAGAAGTCTGTCAAGGGGCCTGGGGGGGTCAATGAGCAAGGGAAGGTCATTTCAAAAGGCAAGGGGCGAGGCAGAGTCAGGAAGAAGATAAGGCAGGAAACTGGAGCTGCTGGTCCTGTGGAAACCCATGCAGAGCAGTGCAAGCCAGATGACGTGGAGAGTAATGTACTTACCCTGGTTTCTGTTGGATATGAGACTGTTTCCAGTGGCCTCAATGTAGCTGGAACTGTTTGA
- the si:dkey-21e13.3 gene encoding rap1 GTPase-GDP dissociation stimulator 1, whose protein sequence is MVKGIVGDFNFPETVGRSSMGHPNVPLMYTYTRSHRDKRRSNRLQPYTPNDNLNNALGAIRVLGLELIEDELKPHLNTVLANIKERNKGAAEQVVISGILPILALSLRRRGPLAVLTAKLVAELAKESVVCKGFGDAGLVPALLSVLTSKDQELLLHAARAISRMSYDSSKLQELLLRRGAVPRLVAILLRFPDKEALEEVCLQALCNLSGMGVAEEAGMVWERGASVRPGESVFHGVSPHTCGFASSVTLVCVSQWAPGQYAVNIEVFQRCSSSFWNLHGNKRTARWFPFSSLGSCSNLYKVIKFSTRNVPRTRSLKARVFHTFL, encoded by the exons ATGGTGAAAGGCATTGTGGGAGATTTTAA CTTTCCAGAGACGGTAGGACGGAGCAGTATGGGACACCCTAATGTGCCACTCATGTACACTTACACACGTTCCCACAGAGATAAACGCAGATCCAATCGACTGCAACCCTACACACCAAACG ACAACCTGAACAATGCATTAGGTGCTATCAGAGTCCTTGGTTTGGAACTGATAGAGGATGAACTTAAACCACATCTGAACACAGTGCTGGCCAACATTAAAGAGAGGA ACAAAGgtgctgctgagcaggtagtgatCAGTGGGATCCTGCCAATTCTGGCGCTGTCTCTGAGGAGAAGAGGGCCTCTCGCTGTGCTGACCGCAAAACTAGTGGCTGAACTCGCCAAAGAAT cTGTGGTTTGTAAAGGTTTTGGTGATGCCGGTTTGGTTCCGGCTCTGCTGTCTGTGCTGACCAGTAAGGATCAAGAACTGCTCCTTCACGCTGCCAGAGCTATCTCACGCATGTCTTATGACAGCT CTAAGCTGCAGGAACTGTTACTACGTCGAGGTGCAGTGCCTCGTCTTGTTGCCATCCTGCTCCGTTTTCCTGACAAGGAGGCCCTGGAGGAGGTGTGCCTTCAGGCCCTCTGCAACCTGAGTGGCATGGGAGTGGCAGAGGAGGCTGGAATGGTCTGGGAGAGAGGTGCATCTGTGAGGCCTGGGGAGTCTGTTTTCCATGGCGTCTCTCCTCACACCTGTGGCTTCGCCTCCTCTGTgactctggtgtgtgtgtctcaatgGGCACCAGGTCAGTATGCAGTCAACATCGAGGTTTTCCAgcgctgctcctcctccttctggAACCTTCACGGGAACAAGCGGACTGCTCGTTGGTTCCCGTTTTCCAGCTTGGGGAGCTGTTCAAATCTGTACAAGGTGATAAAGTTCTCTACAAGGAATGTTCCCCGAACCAGAAGTCTGAAGGCTCGTGTGTTCCACACTTTCCTCTGA